In one window of Gossypium arboreum isolate Shixiya-1 chromosome 4, ASM2569848v2, whole genome shotgun sequence DNA:
- the LOC108458359 gene encoding WD repeat-containing protein LWD1-like, with translation MQIPTERKTGVYTYIGQWPIYSVAWSVRNDKRSRLAIGSFLEDYSNKVELVQFNLYTSDFTTDNRLVFDHPYAPTNLMFFPSEDTSNPDMIATSGDYLRLWEIHDDHIELKSLLNGNKSSEFNSAITSFDWADFDTRRVATSSVDTTCTIWDIEREAVDTQLVAHDKEVFDISWGGFNVFASVSGDGSVRVFDLRDKERSTIIYENPIPETPLLRVEWNKADPRFMATVGMDSNKIVIVDIRFPTTPLMELCRHKGSVNAISWAPLMGKQLCSAGDDSRALIWEVVGSNYRAENGVVVMEPEMWYGSAAEINHARWSPIELDWIAIVFLNKLQLLKV, from the coding sequence ATGCAAATTCCCACAGAGAGGAAAACAGGCGTCTACACATACATAGGTCAATGGCCAATTTACTCCGTGGCATGGTCCGTCCGCAACGACAAAAGATCTCGCCTTGCCATTGGCAGTTTCCTCGAAGACTACAGCAACAAGGTGGAACTGGTTCAGTTCAATCTCTACACATCCGATTTCACGACTGACAATCGGTTAGTTTTCGATCACCCTTACGCTCCCACCAACCTAATGTTCTTTCCGTCCGAGGATACCTCTAATCCCGATATGATTGCCACGTCCGGCGACTACCTTCGTCTTTGGGAAATCCACGACGATCACATTGAGCTTAAGTCCTTGCTTAATGGCAACAAGAGCAGCGAATTCAATTCCGCCATAACTTCTTTCGATTGGGCTGATTTCGACACTCGCCGTGTGGCCACCTCCAGTGTCGACACTACTTGTACCATTTGGGACATTGAGAGGGaggctgtagacactcaattagTTGCGCACGACAAGGAAGTGTTCGACATTTCGTGGGGCGGGTTCAATGTGTTTGCATCCGTGTCTGGAGACGGGTCTGTAAGAGTTTTCGACTTGCGAGACAAAGAACGATCGACAATAATTTACGAAAACCCGATCCCCGAAACTCCATTGCTGAGGGTAGAATGGAACAAGGCAGACCCTAGGTTCATGGCTACAGTAGGGATGGATAGCAATAAAATTGTGATAGTTGACATCCGATTTCCGACAACACCATTGATGGAATTATGCAGGCATAAAGGGAGTGTTAACGCTATTTCATGGGCACCATTGATGGGAAAACAGCTTTGTTCGGCTGGAGATGATTCGAGGGCTCTAATATGGGAGGTGGTGGGCTCTAATTATCGAGCAGAAAATGGAGTTGTAGTGATGGAACCAGAGATGTGGTATGGATCAGCAGCTGAGATCAATCATGCTCGATGGTCTCCAATTGAGTTGGATTGGATTGCTATAGTTTTTCTCAACAAATTGCAGCTGTTGAaagtttaa